A genomic segment from Actinomadura hallensis encodes:
- a CDS encoding serine/threonine-protein kinase: MPDAAPLEPGDPRALGQYEVVGRLGAGGQGAVFLGKAPGGEYVAIKLLHAQMANDPAARARFTREVTAAQKVEPFCTARVLEADVHGDQPYVVSEFIDGPSLHDVVAHDGPRGPEELERLAIGTATALAAIHEAGIVHRDFKPNNVMLASDGPRVVDFGIARTVNSQESAVTATGMVVGTPGYLAPEQLTGAPLTPAVDIFAWGATMVFAATGQSPFEADTLPVIINRILNEEPDLSALPQGPLRDLIGQCLSKDAGLRPPAPQLLLNLLGHVGAAPGGQAEGEELLNQGTRIAAQLPPPPPVPPAPQARPQQQITPPPMPMQQAPPPGPTTPPPQPITPPPMPMYQGAPGGPTTPPPQPMGAQSMGPPPVGMQQHGAPMPGPGGPGYPSQKQSGGAGPIIAIGCGVLALITLVAIVAVVVLASEEDDRAGGDPYVPPTTYTPPTDRPTSAITSRGGLLGVYEGDGNQPGARAGHQKFDARFALLYTSGTARYTYPSGAQDNCYTRLTLLSGDRNSSKVEYRETPMAGMDPNECAPGYITFTQLGSENTLRWEWRQDRSEPSAAAYGTVRK, translated from the coding sequence ATGCCGGATGCCGCTCCGCTGGAGCCGGGCGATCCTAGGGCACTGGGACAGTACGAGGTCGTCGGGCGGCTCGGCGCCGGAGGTCAGGGCGCCGTCTTCCTGGGGAAGGCGCCGGGAGGCGAGTACGTCGCGATCAAGCTGCTGCACGCGCAGATGGCGAACGACCCGGCGGCGCGTGCCCGCTTCACCCGCGAGGTGACGGCGGCGCAGAAGGTCGAGCCCTTCTGCACGGCCCGCGTCCTGGAGGCCGACGTCCACGGCGACCAGCCGTACGTCGTCAGCGAGTTCATCGACGGCCCGTCGCTGCACGACGTGGTCGCGCACGACGGGCCGCGCGGCCCCGAGGAGCTGGAGCGCCTCGCGATCGGCACGGCGACGGCGCTCGCCGCCATCCACGAGGCCGGGATCGTGCACCGCGACTTCAAGCCCAACAACGTCATGCTGGCCTCGGACGGTCCCCGCGTCGTCGACTTCGGCATCGCCCGGACGGTCAACTCGCAGGAGAGCGCGGTGACCGCCACCGGCATGGTGGTCGGCACCCCCGGCTACCTGGCGCCCGAGCAGCTGACGGGCGCGCCGCTCACCCCGGCCGTCGACATCTTCGCCTGGGGCGCGACCATGGTGTTCGCCGCCACCGGGCAGTCGCCCTTCGAGGCCGACACGCTGCCGGTCATCATCAACCGGATCCTCAACGAGGAGCCGGACCTGTCGGCGCTTCCCCAGGGCCCGCTGCGCGACCTGATCGGGCAGTGCCTGTCCAAGGACGCGGGCCTGCGCCCGCCGGCGCCCCAGCTCCTGCTGAACCTGCTGGGGCACGTCGGCGCCGCGCCGGGCGGCCAGGCGGAGGGGGAGGAGCTCCTCAACCAGGGCACCCGGATCGCCGCGCAGCTCCCGCCGCCTCCCCCGGTTCCGCCGGCGCCGCAGGCGCGGCCGCAGCAGCAGATCACGCCGCCGCCGATGCCGATGCAGCAGGCGCCGCCGCCGGGGCCGACGACCCCGCCGCCGCAGCCGATCACCCCGCCGCCGATGCCGATGTACCAGGGTGCGCCCGGCGGGCCGACGACGCCGCCCCCGCAGCCCATGGGCGCGCAGTCGATGGGCCCGCCGCCCGTGGGGATGCAGCAGCACGGCGCGCCCATGCCGGGCCCGGGCGGCCCGGGATACCCGTCGCAGAAGCAGTCGGGCGGCGCGGGCCCGATCATCGCGATCGGCTGCGGCGTGCTCGCGCTGATCACGCTGGTCGCGATCGTGGCGGTGGTGGTGCTCGCCAGCGAGGAGGACGACCGCGCCGGCGGCGACCCGTACGTCCCGCCGACCACCTACACCCCGCCGACCGACCGGCCGACGTCGGCGATCACGTCCCGGGGCGGGCTCCTCGGCGTGTACGAGGGCGACGGGAACCAGCCGGGCGCGAGGGCGGGGCACCAGAAGTTCGACGCCCGGTTCGCGCTGCTCTACACGAGCGGCACCGCCCGGTACACCTACCCGTCCGGCGCGCAGGACAACTGCTACACGAGGCTGACGCTGCTGTCCGGTGACCGGAACAGCTCGAAGGTCGAGTACCGGGAGACCCCGATGGCGGGGATGGACCCGAACGAGTGCGCGCCCGGGTACATCACCTTCACCCAGCTGGGGTCCGAGAACACGCTCCGGTGGGAGTGGCGGCAGGACCGGTCCGAGCCGTCGGCCGCCGCGTACGGAACCGTCCGCAAGTGA
- a CDS encoding DUF4193 domain-containing protein, whose translation MATDYDSPRKTDDDLSEDSLQELQARRADKAASIIDEDLDAGEVAELPGADLSNEELTFRVVPRQADEFTCTRCFLVHHRSQLATEKNGQPVCRECAA comes from the coding sequence ATGGCGACCGACTACGACAGCCCACGGAAGACCGACGACGACCTGAGCGAGGACAGCCTCCAGGAGCTCCAGGCCCGGCGCGCGGACAAGGCCGCCAGCATCATCGATGAGGACCTGGACGCCGGTGAGGTCGCCGAGCTGCCCGGCGCCGACCTGTCGAACGAGGAGCTCACCTTCCGGGTGGTTCCGCGGCAGGCCGACGAGTTCACCTGCACGCGCTGCTTCCTGGTGCACCACCGCAGCCAGCTGGCCACGGAGAAGAACGGCCAGCCGGTCTGCCGCGAGTGCGCCGCCTGA